The genomic segment GGTCTTTTCCTTCACGATGTACAAGCGCTTTGCCTATCTTGAGCGGTTCTGCTTGCCTATCTAGCGCCCCTTTGGCATTGTAAAGCAGAGAATTTTCAAAAATCAATACCGGATCAGGATCGGCAAGGGCAAGCCCCACCATATCGTATGCATCCTGCACAGTTGCAGGCGTAAGCACTTTGAGCCCTGGGATATGGGCATACCACCCTTCCAAAGAATGCGAATGCTGCGCGCCGAGCTGTTTTCCCCCGCCTGTTGCCATGCGGATCACCAGCGGCACGTTAAACTGTCCGCCGGACATATGCAGTATCGTAGCGGCATTATTCATAATCTGATCGAGCGCCAAAAGACTGAAATTAACCGTCATGATCTCTACGATAGGCCGCATTCCGTTAAGCGCAGCACCGATTCCCGCACCGGTAAAGGCCGACTCGCTAAGAGGGGTATCGATGATCCGTTCGCTTCCAAACTGCTCCAGCAATCCCATACTTACGGCAAAGCTGCCGCCATAGCGTCCGACATCCTCTCCCATTAAAAAAACTCTCTCATCGCGCTGCATCGCTTCGCGGATAGCCACTCTCACTGCTTCACGATATGTGATTGTTTCATTCATTGATCTGCTCCCGAAGAATAAACAAATTTTTCCAAATCCTCAAGAGGCTCCGGCGTACCTTGCTCGGCATACTCTACCGCTTCGTTTACGATGGCGGCAACCTCTTTTTCGATTTCGTCTTTTTTTATACTTGTCCAAGAACCCTCGGACTCAAGTTTGCTTTGCAGCGCCAGAAGCGGATCTTTTTTTTTCCACTCCTCGACTTCTACTTTATCTCGGTAAAGTTCCGCATCAAACATCGAATGCCCCCGAAAACGATAGGCAAGGCACTCCAAAAAAAACGGCCCTCCGCTTTCTTTGATCTGCAATACTGCATTTTTTGCCGCTTTTGCAACCTCCAACACATCCATGCCGTCAACTTGGCCGGCCTTTATACGGTAAGAGAGGGCTTTTTGGGCAAGATTGGGTTCTGACTGGGAAAGCTCCAGCGCCGTTCCCATCCCGTAGCGGTTATTTTCACAAACAAAGAGAATTGGCAGATGCCACAATGCTGCCAAATTGAGCGATTCGTGAAACTCCCCTTCGGCTACCGCACCATCACCAAAAAAACAAATAGTGACACGGTTGCTTTTCATCATCTTGTCCGCAAGCGCCATACCCACTGCCAACGGCAATCCTGCTGCCACGATAGCGCTTCCGCCGTAAAAACGCGTTGCTGCATCAAAAAGATGCATTGAGCCGCCCCGCCCAAGACAGCATCCCTGGGCTTTACCAAACATTTCCGCCATGATTGTTTTAGCCGGAATGCCCCGTGCTAATGCATGACCGTGCTCACGATAGGTAGCAAGAATACTGTCTTCAGGACTTAAAGCATCCATCACACCCACCGCAATAGCCTCTTCGCCAATATAAAGATGCAAAAATCCTCGAATTTTCTCATGGCTGTACATTTCAACACACTTCTCTTCAAACCGCCGTATCAGCAGCATTTGGCGATAGTAGTGCTCCAGAAGAGCAAAATCTGTCTGCATTTTCGTTCCCCTTTATGCTTCCAAAGTAGAAATGTCGCCTTCGGGAAGGCCCATTTCGCGCGCTTTAAGGAGCCGGCGCATAATTTTTCCGCTTCTGGTTTTGGGAAGGCTTGGCAGAAATTCAATCTCTTTTGGAGCAATGGCTGCGCCTAGTTTTTTTCGCCCAAAACCGATCAGCTCTCGCCGAAGCTCCTCACTGGGCTCAAATCCTTCTTTCAAAGCGACAAAAGCTTTTACCAACTGTCCTACCGTCGGGTCAGGTTTGCCGATCACCCCTGCTTCAGCCACAGAAGGGTGTTCCATCAGTATACTTTCGACCTCAAAAGGCCCCACCATATGGCCGGAAGTTTTGATAATGTCATCAGCACGCCCGATAAACCAAAAATACCCCTCTTCATCTTTATAGGCCAAATCTCCTGTCAGATACCATCCCTCAACAAAACATTTCTCATAACGCTCTTCGTCATGAAGATAACCCCGAAACATCGAAGGGCCGCCCGGCTTAAGCGCAAGCTCCCCCTCTTTATACGGGCCAATGATCTCGACAATACCGCCGTTTTCTTTTTTTTGAACGATTGCTGCTTCTACTCCGGGAAGCGGCCGCCCCATAGAACCCGGCCAGATTGGCTGGGAGATCAGATTGGCAATCATGATCCCCCCTGTTTCCGTCTGCCACCAATTATCATGAATAGGCAGTTTCAATTTTTCTACACCCCAAACAACCGCTTCGGGATTAAGAGGCTCTCCAACACTTTGAATGAGCCGCAGTCTCGAAAGATCATACTCTTTTGGCGGTTCAAAACCAAGACGCATCAGACGCCTTATCGCCGTAGGGGCCGTATACCAAACGCTTACTTTTTCATTTTGTAAAATCGCATACCACCGCTGTGCATCAAATTCTGATTCATCCACAACGTTTGTAATCCCATGAAGCCAAGGAGCAATGATACCATAAGAGGTTCCTGTCACCCAGCCCGGATCCGCAGTGCACCAAAAAATATCATCAGGATGAAAATCCAAGACATATTTGCCGCTCATCCAATGCATATAGATTGCCTTATGTACATGCACAACACCCTTGGGCATTCCTGTCGTCCCGCTGGTAAAATGAAGAAGAGACATATCTTCGGGGTCTGTGGGCAAAATCTCAAAAACATCGGAGGCTTTTTGCATCAAACTCGCCAAAGAGCGCACTTTGCTGCTCTCATCTTCTTGCGCATCAATAAGCAGCACAACTTCCAATTGCGGCAGCTGATCAAGCAAAGGACGCACTTTCTTCTCAAAAAGAGCTTTTGTCGTCAAAAGCGCCTTGGCGTCGCCCCGCACCATCCGCTGCAATATTGGCTCCGGGCCAAACTGGGAAAAAAGCGGACATAAAACACTGCGATTTTTAAAAATGCCCATTGCCGCAATATAGAGCTCCGGAAGGCGTGTTGACAATGTAAAGACACAATCCCCTTTGGAAAGACCGAGCGAACGGAGCACATTGGCAAACTTGGCGCTCTCTTGCTTCATCTGCTTAAATGTAAATTCGCGCCTTTGGCCGTCTTCCCCCAGCCACACCAAAGCGGTTTTTTGAGCCAACGGGCCATTGGCATGCCGATCGATCGCTTCATGCGCAATGTTTAATCCTCCAGATGGCAGCCCCTCAAACTGCGATGCTACCTCTTCCCATTGAAACTCTTTATAAGTTTTCTCATACTCTGTCAAATGGGGACGCACCTTCAGCTCTTCTACCTGTTTCTCAATACGATTTCTTTCCACTTTGCAGCCTCCGCATTATTTTTTGCCTACTGTATAAATTGTACCAAAAAAATATTAGATTAATTAATCTAATTTTATAAAAACTTTATGTTATATCTATATGCTGCAGGTCATACAAAAACTGTGCATCTGTATTTCTGTCCGAAATTTTATTGGGCCAAGCGTACTTCTACTTTAATTGTGTTTTGGTTTCTAATAATTCCAAGCGTTACTTTATCACCGACTCGATGTTCGTCCAAGATGGCAAAAAGATTAGAGAGCGAACGAACCTTTTTCCCGTCAACAGATACGATAACATCACCAAGAATAACATGATCGCTCCTATCAATCCGGCTTCCGGTAATGCCGGCATGAAAAGCGGGCGAATCTTTTTGCACACCCAATACCGCTACGCCTTCCATGCCAAACTTCTCGGTAATCAAATTATTTAAACCCTCATCTACAATAATTCCTAGTGACGGCCGTATGTATTTGCCGCTTGAGATGAGTGGCGGAACGACACGGTTGATCGTATCTACAGGCACCGCAAACCCGATACCCGCATAGGCACCCGACGGACTGTAAATTGCTGTAGTGATGCCGATCAACCGTCCTGAACTGTCCAGCAAAGGCCCGCCTGAATTTCCGGGATTGATGGCCGCATCCGTCTGGATCAAATGCTCAATGGCCAGACCGCCCTCAAGATCCAATGTGCGGTCGAGCGCCGAAACGATGCCGCTTGTAAGCGTATAGTCCAATCCGAAAGGATTGCCGATAGCAAAGACTTTTTGTCCGACTCTTAGATCGTGGCTGGAACCTATTTTTAACGGGGGAGGCGAATTGAAAGCCACAAAGATTTTTAAAACGGCAAGATCATGCTCAGGACTTGCGCCGACAAGAGATGCCTTATGGCTTTGTCCGTTATTGAGCCAAACGGTAGCCTCTGAAGCCCCTTCGATCACATGAAAATTGGTTACGATATGGCCATGAGTATCCCACACAAAGCCAGACCCGGCTCCTTTTGGTACGCTAAAGACGTTTCTATTCCAAAAATCCCTCACTCTTTGGCTTGTTGCAATATAGACAACCGAAGGACTTGTTTGCTCAAAAACAGCGATCGTTCTTTGTTCGTCATCGCACAGATGCTCTTTTGGCGTCACTTCCCTAGGGGAAGAAGAAGGAATGATAAAATTTTTATACACAATTATAGATAGATAGACAGCAGCCAGCCCTGTGATCAGAAAAAAAACTGCCGTTGTTATTTTGGATGTGTTTTTATTTTTGTATTCATTATCCATACCGCATAATCCTGCTGCGAGATTAAACTTCCAAACCTATTCCCAAATAAGTATTATACGCTATATAGCAAAGAATTAAACTGATCCCTTTTGCTCTTGTTAGAGTTCCGTTTCCCCCGTTGGCTTTATATGCCATAGCCAAAAGCGCCAAAGTCAAAACAAACATCACCATCCAATCTCTTTGTAAAACTTCAAACGGCATTGTGTCCACAGGAGAAATTACCGTAGCTATCCCTACAACGGCTAAAAGATTGAACATATTAGATCCTACGACATTGCCTATGGCAATATCGTGCTCACCTTTTCGTGCAGCGATAACCGAAGCGGCGAGTTCCGGCAGCGAAGTGCCAAGCGCCACAATGGTAAGACCGATAATCAAATCGCTTACGCCAAACTCTTGCGCCGTTCCGACGGCGCCCCATACAAGCACCCGTGA from the Sulfurovum sp. UBA12169 genome contains:
- a CDS encoding acetate--CoA ligase — encoded protein: MERNRIEKQVEELKVRPHLTEYEKTYKEFQWEEVASQFEGLPSGGLNIAHEAIDRHANGPLAQKTALVWLGEDGQRREFTFKQMKQESAKFANVLRSLGLSKGDCVFTLSTRLPELYIAAMGIFKNRSVLCPLFSQFGPEPILQRMVRGDAKALLTTKALFEKKVRPLLDQLPQLEVVLLIDAQEDESSKVRSLASLMQKASDVFEILPTDPEDMSLLHFTSGTTGMPKGVVHVHKAIYMHWMSGKYVLDFHPDDIFWCTADPGWVTGTSYGIIAPWLHGITNVVDESEFDAQRWYAILQNEKVSVWYTAPTAIRRLMRLGFEPPKEYDLSRLRLIQSVGEPLNPEAVVWGVEKLKLPIHDNWWQTETGGIMIANLISQPIWPGSMGRPLPGVEAAIVQKKENGGIVEIIGPYKEGELALKPGGPSMFRGYLHDEERYEKCFVEGWYLTGDLAYKDEEGYFWFIGRADDIIKTSGHMVGPFEVESILMEHPSVAEAGVIGKPDPTVGQLVKAFVALKEGFEPSEELRRELIGFGRKKLGAAIAPKEIEFLPSLPKTRSGKIMRRLLKAREMGLPEGDISTLEA
- a CDS encoding 2-alkenal reductase — encoded protein: MDNEYKNKNTSKITTAVFFLITGLAAVYLSIIVYKNFIIPSSSPREVTPKEHLCDDEQRTIAVFEQTSPSVVYIATSQRVRDFWNRNVFSVPKGAGSGFVWDTHGHIVTNFHVIEGASEATVWLNNGQSHKASLVGASPEHDLAVLKIFVAFNSPPPLKIGSSHDLRVGQKVFAIGNPFGLDYTLTSGIVSALDRTLDLEGGLAIEHLIQTDAAINPGNSGGPLLDSSGRLIGITTAIYSPSGAYAGIGFAVPVDTINRVVPPLISSGKYIRPSLGIIVDEGLNNLITEKFGMEGVAVLGVQKDSPAFHAGITGSRIDRSDHVILGDVIVSVDGKKVRSLSNLFAILDEHRVGDKVTLGIIRNQNTIKVEVRLAQ
- a CDS encoding alpha-ketoacid dehydrogenase subunit beta, whose protein sequence is MNETITYREAVRVAIREAMQRDERVFLMGEDVGRYGGSFAVSMGLLEQFGSERIIDTPLSESAFTGAGIGAALNGMRPIVEIMTVNFSLLALDQIMNNAATILHMSGGQFNVPLVIRMATGGGKQLGAQHSHSLEGWYAHIPGLKVLTPATVQDAYDMVGLALADPDPVLIFENSLLYNAKGALDRQAEPLKIGKALVHREGKDLSIFTYGISLFKALEAAEILSKEGMETEVIDLRSLRPLDDETIMRSVRKTHRVLIVDEGWKSGSISAEIMARINEQAFYELDAPMMRVCSAEVPFPYANHLEQAALPQPEKIVAAAKKLMEGI
- the pdhA gene encoding pyruvate dehydrogenase (acetyl-transferring) E1 component subunit alpha, with product MQTDFALLEHYYRQMLLIRRFEEKCVEMYSHEKIRGFLHLYIGEEAIAVGVMDALSPEDSILATYREHGHALARGIPAKTIMAEMFGKAQGCCLGRGGSMHLFDAATRFYGGSAIVAAGLPLAVGMALADKMMKSNRVTICFFGDGAVAEGEFHESLNLAALWHLPILFVCENNRYGMGTALELSQSEPNLAQKALSYRIKAGQVDGMDVLEVAKAAKNAVLQIKESGGPFFLECLAYRFRGHSMFDAELYRDKVEVEEWKKKDPLLALQSKLESEGSWTSIKKDEIEKEVAAIVNEAVEYAEQGTPEPLEDLEKFVYSSGADQ